The Lactobacillus sp. CBA3605 genome contains a region encoding:
- a CDS encoding cation-translocating P-type ATPase: protein MSKATPIYQQSLATIYQHLQTDDQGLSQIEADARLEKYGHNALNQQKTTSLMQKFIAQFKDFMIIVLLVAALIAAFTGEGVDAIIILLVVVLNAVFGVFQESKAEEAINALKEMAAPDATVLRDQALKTVKSDELVPGDIVSLEAGDIVPADLRLLTSASLKVEEAALTGESVPVEKQAVTLTAADLAIGDRVNMAYMNSNVTYGRSTGIVVATGMQTEVGRIAGMIEAADETTTPLQDNLTQLGKSLTILILIIAAVVFGVGMLRGSESLINMLLTAISLAVAAIPEGLPAIVTITLALGTQRMAKRHALVRKLPAVETLGSTDIIASDKTGTLTQNKMTVEKLVVNQKLIDARTTHLAPDSHLAQVMILSNDTKIMADGLAGDPTETALVQYQLDQDYPVDQLLKDRPRVDEVPFDSERKLMSTVHPLPNGQFLVAVKGAPDELLKRVTAIENEQQVGPFTPAIRNQILATNHQLATQALRVLAFAYKIIDEIPATVDSLTLENELIFAGMVGMIDPERPEVEQAVAEAKSAGIRPLMITGDHRDTAEAIAARLGIIEAGDDAAVITGAELDALSDAEFSKKVADYAVYARVAPEHKVRIVNAWQKRGKVVAMTGDGVNDAPALKAADIGIGMGITGTEVSKGASDMVLADDNFATIVVAVEEGRKVFANIQKAIQYLLSANLGEVLTLFMMTMLGWQILAPVHILWINLVTDTLPAIALGVEPTEKNIMQHKPRGRNSNFFSGGVFSSIIYQGLLEGGITLFVYWLAITYPVHANASLAHADALTMAFATLGLIQLFHAFNSKSIHESLFTVGLFRNKFFNWAILIAFALLAMTIMVPGLNGLFHVSHLDGYQWGIVAAASISMVIVVEIVKFGQRWWLRKHNG, encoded by the coding sequence ATGTCAAAAGCAACACCGATTTATCAGCAGTCTTTAGCAACGATTTATCAGCACTTGCAAACCGACGACCAAGGTCTGAGCCAAATTGAGGCGGACGCCCGCCTAGAAAAATACGGCCATAATGCGTTGAATCAACAAAAAACAACGTCATTAATGCAAAAATTTATTGCCCAGTTTAAAGACTTTATGATTATTGTCTTGCTGGTGGCGGCATTAATTGCGGCCTTTACGGGTGAAGGCGTGGACGCTATCATCATTTTATTAGTTGTCGTATTGAATGCGGTTTTTGGGGTGTTCCAAGAATCCAAAGCTGAAGAAGCGATTAATGCGTTAAAAGAAATGGCGGCCCCAGATGCGACCGTTTTACGCGATCAAGCCCTTAAAACAGTCAAAAGCGATGAATTAGTCCCAGGTGATATTGTGTCGTTAGAAGCTGGTGACATTGTACCAGCGGATTTACGGTTATTGACCAGTGCCTCGTTAAAAGTTGAAGAAGCCGCTTTGACCGGGGAATCAGTCCCCGTTGAGAAGCAAGCGGTGACGTTGACTGCAGCGGACTTAGCTATTGGTGACCGGGTCAATATGGCCTATATGAACAGTAACGTGACGTATGGTCGCAGCACTGGAATCGTGGTTGCAACTGGGATGCAGACCGAAGTTGGCCGGATTGCCGGTATGATTGAAGCGGCTGATGAGACGACGACACCATTGCAAGATAACTTAACGCAATTAGGAAAATCGTTAACTATTTTGATTTTAATCATTGCCGCAGTTGTGTTTGGGGTCGGGATGTTGCGGGGCAGTGAAAGTCTGATTAACATGCTGCTAACTGCCATTTCGTTAGCCGTCGCAGCGATTCCCGAAGGCTTACCAGCCATTGTGACCATTACCTTAGCGTTGGGCACACAACGGATGGCGAAACGCCATGCGTTAGTTCGTAAACTTCCCGCCGTTGAGACGCTTGGAAGTACCGATATTATTGCGTCGGATAAGACCGGGACGTTAACTCAGAATAAAATGACGGTTGAAAAATTAGTCGTTAACCAGAAATTAATTGACGCCCGGACGACTCATTTAGCGCCAGACAGTCATTTGGCACAAGTGATGATTTTGAGTAACGATACGAAAATCATGGCCGATGGGTTAGCCGGTGATCCGACCGAAACGGCATTAGTGCAGTACCAATTAGATCAGGATTATCCCGTTGATCAGCTCTTAAAAGACCGGCCACGGGTGGATGAAGTGCCCTTTGATTCTGAACGTAAATTGATGTCAACGGTGCACCCATTACCGAATGGTCAATTCTTAGTAGCCGTTAAAGGGGCGCCAGATGAACTATTAAAACGCGTTACGGCGATTGAAAACGAGCAACAGGTGGGACCATTTACGCCAGCAATTCGCAATCAAATTTTAGCGACTAACCATCAGTTAGCGACACAAGCCTTACGTGTCCTGGCGTTTGCTTATAAGATTATCGATGAAATTCCCGCAACGGTTGATTCACTGACTTTAGAAAATGAGTTGATTTTTGCTGGGATGGTCGGCATGATTGATCCGGAACGTCCAGAAGTTGAACAAGCGGTGGCCGAAGCCAAGTCAGCGGGGATTCGCCCATTAATGATTACTGGTGATCATCGTGATACTGCCGAGGCAATTGCAGCTCGTCTGGGAATTATTGAAGCGGGTGATGATGCTGCCGTGATTACGGGTGCAGAATTAGATGCATTGAGTGACGCTGAATTCAGTAAAAAAGTCGCCGATTACGCGGTGTATGCCCGTGTGGCACCGGAACATAAGGTACGTATCGTTAATGCGTGGCAAAAACGTGGGAAGGTCGTCGCCATGACTGGTGACGGGGTCAATGATGCGCCTGCCTTGAAAGCTGCCGACATCGGTATTGGAATGGGAATTACTGGTACGGAAGTCTCTAAAGGGGCCAGTGATATGGTCTTAGCAGATGACAACTTTGCGACGATTGTGGTGGCTGTCGAAGAGGGACGAAAGGTCTTTGCCAATATTCAAAAAGCGATTCAATACTTGTTATCAGCAAACTTAGGCGAAGTTTTGACCTTGTTTATGATGACTATGCTGGGCTGGCAAATCTTAGCACCGGTGCATATTTTATGGATTAACTTGGTGACTGATACCTTGCCAGCAATTGCGTTGGGCGTTGAACCGACTGAAAAGAACATTATGCAGCATAAACCACGTGGACGTAACTCGAACTTCTTCTCAGGGGGTGTGTTCTCTAGTATTATCTATCAAGGGTTACTAGAAGGTGGGATTACTCTGTTCGTTTATTGGCTGGCGATTACGTATCCCGTTCATGCTAATGCGAGCTTGGCCCATGCTGATGCGTTAACTATGGCCTTTGCCACTTTAGGGTTAATTCAGTTATTCCATGCGTTTAACTCTAAGTCGATTCATGAGTCACTGTTCACAGTTGGCTTGTTCCGAAATAAGTTCTTTAACTGGGCAATCTTAATTGCGTTTGCCTTACTTGCCATGACTATCATGGTGCCAGGCTTAAATGGCTTGTTCCATGTCAGTCATTTGGATGGTTACCAATGGGGAATCGTAGCGGCCGCATCAATTTCAATGGTTATTGTTGTTGAAATTGTTAAGTTCGGTCAACGTTGGTGGCTACGCAAGCATAATGGTTAA
- the proC gene encoding pyrroline-5-carboxylate reductase, with product MKIGFIGAGNMGRAIIDGWLKMAAVAPTDIYLHSAHADSYGPYAKAKGLHALDSNLAVAEAADVIVLAVKPNIALDVLKSVQPAITADKWVITMISGLDLADYRAAVGNLPILRIMPNVNVAIGAGMTALVGNDTLTAAQYASGQQLFDAIGQTSAVAEKDFSTFAALAGSSPAYVYFFIDAMARAGVKHGLDKVTATKIAAQATLGSAQMVLDSDKVPFELVDQVSSPGGTTVAGLLAMEEAGFMTAVVKGIDATIAKELGIN from the coding sequence ATGAAAATTGGATTTATTGGAGCCGGCAATATGGGCCGGGCAATTATTGATGGTTGGCTTAAAATGGCGGCAGTGGCGCCAACGGATATTTATCTGCATAGTGCGCACGCTGACAGCTATGGTCCATACGCGAAGGCGAAGGGGTTACATGCGTTAGATTCTAATTTAGCGGTCGCTGAGGCGGCTGATGTGATTGTGTTGGCAGTTAAGCCTAATATTGCGTTAGATGTGCTCAAAAGCGTACAACCGGCTATTACGGCGGATAAATGGGTCATTACGATGATTTCTGGATTAGATTTAGCGGATTATCGAGCAGCGGTTGGTAACCTGCCGATCTTACGTATCATGCCAAATGTGAATGTGGCAATTGGTGCTGGCATGACAGCCTTGGTTGGTAACGATACGTTGACTGCGGCGCAATATGCCAGTGGGCAACAATTATTTGATGCGATTGGTCAAACCAGCGCCGTGGCCGAAAAAGATTTTAGTACCTTTGCGGCGTTAGCGGGTAGTTCGCCGGCGTATGTGTATTTCTTCATTGATGCCATGGCCCGGGCTGGGGTGAAGCATGGCTTGGACAAGGTGACGGCGACTAAAATTGCCGCCCAAGCGACCTTGGGTAGTGCCCAGATGGTCTTAGATTCCGATAAAGTCCCGTTTGAATTAGTGGATCAAGTTTCATCACCAGGTGGTACGACCGTTGCTGGGTTATTAGCCATGGAAGAAGCTGGGTTTATGACAGCGGTTGTTAAAGGGATTGATGCAACGATTGCCAAGGAACTAGGGATTAACTAA
- a CDS encoding WecB/TagA/CpsF family glycosyltransferase codes for MSAPFDTVTILNVSFIKTTNVAFQAQLQQDILQHRNRFVVTANPEILMYAREHPDYQRILAQADYITPDGIGVIQGAKILGTPLPERITGYDTLLSLLTWGAKHHQRVFLLGAKPAVLTQVVAKVTARYPQLVIAGAQDGYYTDEAAVVDQLVAARPDMILVATGFPKQEVFIATYRHRVDGLWMGVGGSFDVLAGTVKRAPKFWQQHHIEWLYRLIKEPSRFKRMLVLPRYLRLVKKIARQH; via the coding sequence ATGTCAGCACCTTTTGACACCGTCACCATTTTAAACGTTTCGTTCATTAAGACGACAAACGTCGCTTTTCAAGCACAATTACAACAAGATATCTTGCAGCACCGCAATCGGTTTGTGGTCACCGCTAACCCGGAAATTCTCATGTATGCTCGCGAACACCCGGATTATCAGCGCATCTTGGCCCAAGCCGACTATATCACGCCCGATGGCATTGGGGTCATTCAAGGGGCAAAAATCTTAGGAACCCCGTTACCCGAACGAATTACCGGCTATGACACACTATTGAGTTTATTGACTTGGGGCGCAAAACATCACCAACGCGTCTTTTTGCTAGGTGCTAAACCAGCCGTTTTAACCCAAGTTGTCGCTAAAGTAACGGCACGCTACCCGCAACTAGTAATTGCAGGCGCCCAAGACGGTTATTATACCGATGAAGCGGCCGTCGTTGACCAGCTAGTTGCGGCACGACCAGATATGATTCTGGTCGCAACGGGCTTTCCCAAGCAAGAGGTCTTCATCGCCACTTATCGTCACCGAGTTGACGGGCTTTGGATGGGTGTTGGCGGGAGCTTCGACGTATTAGCCGGGACCGTCAAGCGCGCGCCAAAATTCTGGCAACAACATCATATTGAATGGCTCTATCGCTTAATCAAAGAACCTAGTCGTTTCAAACGGATGCTCGTGTTACCACGCTATTTACGACTCGTCAAAAAAATTGCCCGCCAACATTAA
- a CDS encoding nicotinate phosphoribosyltransferase has product MTQIYPDDSLTLHTDAYQINMMQTYWEQGIHNKHAVFEVFFRKMPFQNGYAIFAGLERVVKYINNLHFTATDIAYLREAEDYSEGFLAYLQDFKFDATIRSAREGDLVFNNEPVMQVEGPLATCQLIETALLNIINYQTLIATKAARIKSVVGEDGLLEFGTRRAQEFDAAIWGTRAAYIGGFDATSNVRAGKIFGIPISGTHAHALVQTYRNDYAAFKAYAETHHDCVFLVDTYDTLRSGVPSAIKVAKEMGDRINFQGVRIDSGDMAYLSKRVREQLDQAGFPDAKIYASNDLDEKTIQNLKMQGAKISVWGVGTKLITAFDQPALGAVYKMVSIEDDQHQMVDTIKLSNNAEKVSTPGRKQIWRITKRADGKSEGDYVTLSDEDPRNEESIYMFHPSYTYINKTVSDFDARPVLVPIYDQGKQVYQLPELAAIKQYAYDSLDSLWDEYKRDLNPQDYPVDLSQKLYDHKMNIIHSVRDWVSQKDY; this is encoded by the coding sequence ATGACTCAAATATATCCGGATGATAGTTTAACCTTGCATACGGATGCTTACCAGATTAACATGATGCAAACTTATTGGGAACAAGGGATTCATAACAAGCACGCTGTTTTTGAGGTCTTTTTCCGTAAAATGCCGTTCCAAAATGGGTACGCAATTTTTGCGGGCTTGGAACGAGTGGTTAAGTATATCAATAATCTTCACTTTACGGCGACTGATATCGCTTATTTGCGTGAAGCCGAAGATTATTCTGAAGGCTTTTTAGCTTATTTACAAGATTTTAAATTTGATGCGACGATTCGTTCCGCTCGTGAAGGGGATCTTGTTTTTAATAATGAACCCGTGATGCAAGTGGAAGGGCCCTTAGCGACCTGCCAATTGATTGAAACGGCGCTGTTGAATATTATTAACTATCAAACTTTGATTGCGACCAAGGCTGCCCGTATTAAGTCGGTTGTGGGTGAAGATGGCTTATTGGAGTTTGGAACTCGGCGGGCCCAAGAATTTGATGCGGCAATTTGGGGTACTCGGGCTGCGTATATTGGCGGCTTCGATGCGACTAGTAATGTGCGTGCGGGTAAGATTTTTGGGATTCCAATTAGCGGGACGCATGCCCATGCGTTAGTGCAAACTTACCGCAATGATTATGCAGCCTTTAAAGCTTATGCAGAGACCCATCACGACTGTGTCTTCTTAGTTGATACGTATGATACGTTACGCAGTGGGGTTCCGAGTGCAATTAAAGTGGCTAAAGAAATGGGCGACCGCATTAATTTCCAAGGGGTCCGGATCGATAGTGGCGACATGGCTTATTTATCTAAGCGGGTGCGCGAACAATTGGATCAAGCCGGTTTCCCAGATGCCAAGATTTATGCCTCAAATGATTTAGATGAAAAAACGATTCAAAACTTAAAGATGCAAGGCGCCAAGATTAGTGTTTGGGGGGTTGGAACCAAGCTGATTACGGCGTTTGACCAACCAGCACTCGGGGCGGTTTATAAGATGGTTTCCATTGAAGATGATCAGCATCAGATGGTTGATACGATTAAGTTGTCCAACAATGCGGAAAAGGTTTCGACACCTGGTCGCAAACAGATTTGGCGGATTACGAAGCGGGCGGATGGTAAATCAGAAGGAGATTATGTGACCTTATCTGATGAAGATCCGCGTAATGAAGAATCGATTTACATGTTCCATCCTAGTTATACGTATATTAACAAAACGGTTAGTGATTTTGATGCGCGGCCCGTTTTAGTCCCTATTTATGATCAAGGAAAACAAGTCTATCAGTTGCCTGAATTGGCGGCGATTAAGCAATACGCTTATGATAGTTTGGATTCGTTATGGGATGAGTATAAGCGCGACTTAAATCCGCAAGATTATCCGGTGGATTTATCGCAAAAACTCTACGATCATAAAATGAACATCATTCATTCAGTCCGTGACTGGGTGAGTCAAAAAGACTATTAG
- a CDS encoding GntR family transcriptional regulator, whose product MSSPIYIQIHNQIKQAIEAGRWAVGDRIPSERELANKFDVSRMTLRQAIQTLVDEGILERRVGAGTFVANQKVQEKMSGVTSFTDLMLAQGKVPSSKTISYHVTSPSLSESEKLALEPNEQVLRMERIRYGDDLPICFEVATVPERLVKQFTKDEVTSSLYRTLEAKAGFVPGKAQQTVSAMSASERIAEFLSVRRGDALLRLRQISYLQTGEPFEYVRTQYVGNRFEFYLEK is encoded by the coding sequence GTGAGTTCGCCAATTTATATTCAAATTCACAACCAAATTAAACAAGCCATTGAGGCCGGTCGGTGGGCGGTCGGTGACCGAATTCCATCTGAACGTGAGTTGGCCAATAAGTTTGACGTGAGTCGCATGACCTTGCGCCAAGCCATTCAGACTTTGGTTGATGAGGGAATACTGGAGCGGCGAGTCGGCGCTGGCACCTTTGTTGCTAACCAAAAAGTGCAGGAAAAAATGTCAGGAGTGACTAGCTTTACCGATTTAATGCTAGCTCAAGGTAAGGTCCCGTCCAGTAAAACGATTTCGTATCACGTGACGAGCCCGTCCTTATCCGAAAGTGAAAAGTTAGCTTTAGAACCTAACGAACAGGTTTTACGGATGGAACGGATTCGGTACGGTGATGACTTGCCAATTTGTTTTGAAGTCGCAACGGTGCCCGAACGCCTAGTCAAACAATTTACTAAGGATGAGGTCACGAGTTCGTTGTATCGGACGTTGGAAGCCAAAGCTGGGTTTGTACCTGGTAAGGCACAACAAACGGTTTCGGCGATGTCGGCTTCAGAACGAATTGCGGAGTTTTTGTCTGTTCGGCGCGGGGATGCATTGTTACGCTTACGCCAAATTTCGTACTTACAAACGGGCGAACCGTTTGAATATGTGCGGACACAATATGTGGGCAATCGGTTTGAATTTTATTTAGAAAAATAA
- the nadE gene encoding ammonia-dependent NAD(+) synthetase: MRPLQTEIIKALHVAPQIDPETEIRRSIDFLKAYLKKNSFLTTYVLGISGGQDSTLAGKLTQMAIDEMRAETGNPDYQFIAVRLPYGDQADESDAMAAIDFMQADVVDRVDIQPATDAMVAALEANSLAIHDFNKGNIKARQRMIVQYGIAGETHGVVVGTDHAAEAVTGFYTKYGDGGADVVPLYRLNKRQGRAMLTYLQAPKHLYEKVPTADLEDDRPALPDEVALGVHYDEIDDYLEGRSIAPAAAEKIEAWYLKTAHKRHAAINVFDDFWK, from the coding sequence ATGCGGCCATTACAAACTGAAATTATTAAGGCACTCCACGTTGCCCCCCAGATTGATCCCGAAACCGAAATTCGGCGGAGTATTGATTTTTTGAAAGCGTATCTCAAAAAGAATTCATTTTTGACAACCTACGTTTTAGGTATTTCGGGTGGTCAAGACTCCACGCTAGCCGGCAAATTGACCCAAATGGCCATTGACGAAATGCGTGCGGAAACTGGCAATCCTGATTACCAGTTTATTGCGGTTCGGTTGCCTTATGGTGATCAGGCGGACGAATCTGATGCGATGGCGGCGATTGACTTTATGCAAGCCGATGTGGTTGACCGTGTCGATATTCAACCCGCAACGGATGCAATGGTTGCAGCTTTGGAAGCCAACTCACTGGCCATTCATGATTTTAACAAAGGGAACATTAAAGCTCGACAACGGATGATTGTGCAATATGGGATTGCCGGTGAAACTCACGGCGTCGTTGTGGGTACGGATCATGCCGCTGAAGCAGTCACCGGATTTTACACGAAATATGGTGATGGTGGCGCTGATGTAGTGCCTTTATATCGCTTAAATAAACGACAAGGGCGCGCGATGTTGACTTATCTACAAGCGCCTAAACACCTTTATGAAAAGGTCCCAACGGCTGACTTGGAAGATGATCGCCCCGCCTTACCGGATGAAGTGGCGTTAGGTGTGCATTATGATGAGATTGATGATTATTTAGAAGGCCGGTCGATTGCCCCTGCTGCCGCTGAAAAGATTGAAGCGTGGTATTTAAAGACTGCGCACAAGCGGCACGCCGCAATTAACGTCTTTGATGATTTTTGGAAATAA
- the nagA gene encoding N-acetylglucosamine-6-phosphate deacetylase — translation MSKVLKHAIIYTGLEKIDDGYIRFGKEIEAVGSMDDYVAQPDDDIEFVSGKTIVPGFIDVHSHGGYSFDAMDGDPAEINEMVNDMVAREGITSYFCTTMTQSNENLDHSMAGINAAAKENPVIQGVHLEGPFISASFKGAQPEEYIKNPNVALLDNWNKLSGGRVKLITYAPEDPGSREFEKYCLENGIVPSVGHSNATRAQLLASKATHVTHLYNAQREFKHREPGVTGHAMLENNMYCELICDGFHIVPDMIKLAYEQKGVDRIELVTDSMRAKGEPDGISELGGQKVIVKDGQARLEAGNLAGSVLTYINAFKNVQKFTGCGIAEAVKMSSVNQAEEFKLTKKGTLEAGKDADLNILDADQDLVATYSYGQKAVK, via the coding sequence ATGAGCAAAGTGTTAAAACATGCGATCATCTATACCGGTTTAGAAAAGATTGATGACGGTTATATTCGTTTCGGCAAAGAAATCGAAGCGGTTGGTTCGATGGACGATTATGTCGCACAACCAGATGATGACATTGAATTTGTTAGCGGAAAGACAATTGTCCCTGGCTTTATTGATGTTCATAGTCATGGTGGTTATAGTTTTGATGCTATGGATGGTGATCCAGCTGAAATTAATGAAATGGTCAACGATATGGTGGCACGCGAAGGGATTACCTCGTATTTCTGTACGACGATGACCCAGTCAAATGAAAACTTAGATCATTCGATGGCCGGAATTAATGCCGCGGCTAAAGAAAATCCAGTTATTCAAGGGGTTCATTTGGAAGGGCCATTTATTTCAGCTAGCTTTAAAGGTGCGCAACCTGAAGAATACATTAAGAATCCCAATGTGGCTTTATTAGACAATTGGAATAAATTGTCGGGCGGGCGCGTTAAGCTAATTACTTATGCTCCCGAAGATCCTGGGTCGCGTGAATTCGAAAAGTATTGCTTGGAAAATGGCATTGTGCCTTCAGTTGGTCACAGTAATGCGACGCGGGCTCAGTTGCTTGCAAGTAAGGCCACCCATGTCACGCATTTATACAATGCGCAACGTGAATTTAAGCACCGCGAACCAGGTGTAACCGGGCATGCCATGCTTGAAAATAACATGTACTGCGAATTGATTTGTGATGGGTTCCATATTGTCCCTGACATGATTAAACTTGCTTATGAACAAAAGGGTGTCGACCGGATTGAATTAGTTACTGATTCGATGCGTGCTAAGGGTGAACCTGATGGTATCAGTGAATTAGGTGGCCAAAAGGTTATCGTTAAAGATGGTCAAGCACGTTTGGAAGCTGGTAACTTAGCCGGTTCTGTGTTAACTTATATCAACGCCTTTAAGAATGTCCAAAAGTTCACTGGTTGTGGTATTGCGGAAGCCGTTAAGATGTCATCCGTTAATCAAGCTGAGGAATTTAAGCTCACGAAAAAAGGGACGTTGGAAGCTGGCAAAGATGCGGACCTTAACATCTTAGATGCTGATCAAGATTTGGTCGCTACCTATAGCTACGGTCAAAAAGCTGTTAAATAA
- a CDS encoding peptide MFS transporter, with product MDKQQKLDRSFFGQPRGLRTLFFTEMWERFSYYGMRALLIFYMYYSVAKGGLGFDQGTAASIMSIYSALVYVSSVFGGFLSDRVWGSRKTVFIGGVLIMVGHIVLATPFGVAALFISIALIVIGTGLLKPNVSDMVGQLYTTEDSRRDAGFSVFVFGINLGSLVAPILVGRIGLNVNFHLGFSLAAIGMFFGLLQYYFDGKKNLSTASLYPTDPLEPGDLKKVIRRFVLGVIGLGLILILMQLLHALTLVNIITLISVLVILTPIAYFTLMLTSEKTTAVERSRVRAYIPLFIAAALFWAIEEQGSAVLALFAADRTNLNFGIFHLAASDFQILNPLFIMLYTIPFVWLWTKWGKKQPSSPAKFAVGLVFAGASYLIMAMPGALFGTAGKVSPLWLVGSWAVVEIAEMLISPIGLSVTTKLAPKAFASQMMSMWFLTDSAGSALNAQLVRFYSTKTEVPYFATIGIVSIILGIILFMMVPMIKRAMKGVL from the coding sequence TTGGATAAACAACAAAAGCTGGATCGGTCGTTTTTTGGCCAACCACGCGGTTTGCGAACGTTGTTCTTTACTGAAATGTGGGAACGATTCAGTTACTATGGGATGCGCGCACTATTAATCTTTTACATGTACTATAGTGTTGCTAAAGGTGGCCTAGGGTTCGATCAAGGGACTGCCGCATCTATTATGTCGATTTACTCAGCACTGGTTTATGTATCTAGTGTGTTCGGTGGCTTCTTAAGCGATCGTGTCTGGGGGAGTCGAAAGACGGTTTTTATTGGTGGGGTCCTAATCATGGTCGGCCATATCGTCTTGGCGACACCATTTGGCGTGGCTGCACTATTTATCTCAATCGCTTTAATTGTTATTGGGACTGGCCTATTAAAGCCTAATGTTTCTGACATGGTTGGTCAACTTTATACGACTGAGGATTCTCGGCGTGATGCTGGTTTCAGTGTTTTCGTGTTTGGGATTAACTTGGGGTCATTAGTCGCGCCAATCTTGGTGGGCCGCATTGGTCTGAACGTTAACTTCCATCTAGGCTTCTCATTGGCAGCCATTGGGATGTTCTTCGGATTGTTACAGTATTACTTTGATGGCAAAAAAAATCTAAGTACCGCTAGCTTATATCCAACTGATCCGTTGGAACCAGGCGACTTAAAGAAAGTTATTCGTCGCTTCGTTCTTGGTGTCATTGGATTAGGGCTGATTTTAATTCTGATGCAATTATTACATGCCTTAACTTTAGTTAATATCATTACTTTAATTAGTGTGCTGGTTATTTTAACTCCAATTGCTTACTTTACGTTGATGTTAACTTCTGAAAAGACGACTGCAGTTGAACGGTCACGAGTCCGGGCTTATATTCCACTGTTCATCGCTGCGGCATTGTTCTGGGCTATTGAAGAACAAGGTTCAGCGGTCTTAGCGTTGTTTGCGGCAGATCGAACTAACTTGAACTTCGGAATTTTCCACTTAGCCGCTTCTGATTTTCAGATTCTAAATCCATTGTTCATTATGCTATATACCATTCCATTCGTGTGGTTATGGACTAAGTGGGGTAAAAAGCAACCGAGTTCACCAGCTAAATTTGCGGTAGGGTTAGTTTTTGCCGGTGCATCGTACTTAATTATGGCGATGCCTGGGGCCTTATTTGGCACTGCGGGTAAAGTTAGTCCACTTTGGTTAGTTGGTAGTTGGGCCGTCGTTGAAATTGCTGAAATGTTGATTTCACCGATTGGTTTATCCGTAACCACCAAATTAGCACCTAAGGCGTTTGCATCACAAATGATGAGTATGTGGTTCTTAACGGATTCAGCTGGGAGTGCGTTGAATGCCCAACTAGTTCGGTTCTATTCAACTAAGACAGAAGTCCCATATTTTGCGACGATTGGGATTGTAAGTATCATCTTGGGAATTATCCTGTTTATGATGGTACCAATGATTAAACGCGCAATGAAGGGCGTTTTATAA
- a CDS encoding metallophosphoesterase — MIRIAFSSDNHFDVNRVDVATMLAAQADYLLRQQVQWYLIAGDLFNDFQRSQQFVVDLQAKLGTQTHVLWVAGNHDMVHGISFDELETGHFAGYLHNQYVDLPNSDWRVIGNNGWYDYQFAAAVPDKTLADFKTWKQAYWIDRAIQQPLSDPERSDLVLKQVQTQLKLAQVAKKRVILMTHFVPRADYLPNLPTNRFWKMAQALMGTPRLGQLVEQYQVEHVLFGHLHLHPAPKVVGATTYYDQAVGYGLKRINEWQASDFISEWYRDTFLLNLPEK; from the coding sequence ATGATTCGGATAGCTTTTAGTAGTGATAATCATTTTGATGTTAATCGGGTGGACGTCGCAACGATGTTAGCTGCGCAGGCGGATTATTTGTTACGTCAACAGGTACAATGGTATTTAATTGCTGGCGACTTATTTAATGATTTTCAGCGCAGTCAACAGTTTGTTGTTGATTTGCAGGCCAAATTAGGCACGCAGACGCATGTTTTATGGGTGGCGGGAAATCATGACATGGTTCATGGTATCTCGTTTGATGAACTTGAAACCGGTCATTTTGCGGGCTATTTGCATAACCAATATGTGGATTTGCCAAATAGTGACTGGCGAGTTATTGGCAATAATGGCTGGTATGACTATCAATTTGCCGCTGCAGTGCCAGATAAGACACTGGCCGATTTTAAAACTTGGAAACAGGCGTATTGGATTGATCGAGCGATTCAACAACCATTGAGTGATCCGGAACGTAGTGATTTAGTCCTCAAGCAGGTTCAAACACAGTTGAAATTAGCGCAGGTGGCGAAAAAACGGGTGATTCTGATGACACATTTTGTCCCACGAGCTGATTATTTGCCGAACTTGCCGACTAATCGTTTTTGGAAGATGGCCCAAGCTTTAATGGGGACGCCGCGATTAGGGCAGCTGGTTGAGCAATATCAAGTTGAACATGTCTTATTTGGTCATTTACATTTACATCCGGCACCTAAAGTCGTGGGAGCGACCACGTATTATGATCAAGCCGTGGGTTATGGGCTAAAACGAATTAATGAATGGCAGGCGTCCGACTTTATTTCAGAGTGGTATCGGGACACTTTTTTGCTTAATTTACCGGAAAAATAA